A genomic segment from Aegilops tauschii subsp. strangulata cultivar AL8/78 chromosome 1, Aet v6.0, whole genome shotgun sequence encodes:
- the LOC109733850 gene encoding histone H3.2: protein MARTKQTARKSTGGKAPRKQLATKAARKSAPATGGVKKPHRFRPGTVALREIRKYQKSTELLIRKLPFQRLVREIAQDFKTDLRFQSSAVSALQEAAEAYLVGLFEDTNLCAIHAKRVTIMPKDIQLARRIRGERA, encoded by the coding sequence ATGGCCCGCACGAAGCAGACGGCGAGGAAGTCCACCGGCGGCAAGGCGCCGCGGAAGCAGCTGGCCACCAAGGCGGCGCGCAAGTCCGCCCCGGCCACCGGCGGCGTGAAGAAGCCCCACCGCTTCCGCCCCGGCACCGTCGCGCTCCGGGAGATCCGCAAGTACCAGAAGAGCACCGAGCTGCTCATCCGCAAGCTGCCCTTCCAGCGCCTGGTGCGGGAGATCGCACAGGACTTTAAGACCGACCTCCGCTTCCAGAGCTCCGCCGTCTCCGCGCTGCAGGAGGCCGCCGAGGCCTACCTCGTCGGGCTCTTCGAGGACACCAACCTCTGCGCCATCCACGCCAAGCGCGTCACCATCATGCCCAAGGACATCCAGCTCGCCCGCCGCATCCGTGGCGAGAGGGCCTAG
- the LOC109733849 gene encoding histone H2B.1-like — MAPKAEKKLAAKKPAEEEPTTEKAEKAPAAKKPKAEKRLPAGKTASKEGGEKRGRKKGKKSVETYKIYIFKVLKQVHPDIGISSKAMSIMNSFINDIFEKLAGEAAKLARYNKKPTITSREIQTSVRLVLPGELAKHAVSEGTKAVTKFTSS, encoded by the coding sequence ATGGCCCCCAAGGCGGAGAAGAAGCTGGCGGCGAAGAAGCCCGCGGAGGAGGAGCCGACGACGGAGAAGGCCGAGAAGGCCCCGGCGGCCAAGAAGCCCAAGGCCGAGAAGCGGCTGCCGGCGGGCAAGACCGCCTCCAAGGAGGGCGGCGAGAAGAGGGGCcggaagaagggcaagaagagcGTCGAGACGTACAAGATCTACATCTTCAAGGTGCTCAAGCAGGTGCACCCCGACATCGGCATCTCCTCCAAGGCCATGTCCATCATGAACTCCTTCATCAACGACATCTTCGAGAAGCTCGCCGGCGAGGCCGCCAAGCTCGCCCGCTACAACAAGAAGCCCACCATCACCTCCCGGGAGATCCAGACCTCCGTCCGCCTCGTCCTCCCCGGCGAGCTCGCCAAGCACGCCGTCTCCGAGGGCACCAAGGCCGTCACCAAGTTCACCTCCTCTTAG